In Phyllopteryx taeniolatus isolate TA_2022b chromosome 13, UOR_Ptae_1.2, whole genome shotgun sequence, the following are encoded in one genomic region:
- the LOC133487329 gene encoding G-protein coupled receptor 151 yields the protein MDSDPNGTFVDFSGGVQLVDGEDVRAAAPVLLVGVCVSGAAGNLLVLLILARDFRAARGSEAKALLASVAATDALILLLCAPVRALAVYKQAWVLGRFACATADWFQHSCLVAKTLLLAVSTRARHTPEPAAPRRGWILWAVALVWLVSATLPLPQMLFAALRPRGGRDVVVCVSQMPACASHFMGVFYKIYPTAVFVAPVLFAVAYYTKSLHRALNDAPSPRRQSKVTLVLLCLSGTLGLMLLPEWGTFTWVRLGYRKPPAGLLLCAQVLVYACSALSPVLLVTMYDDVRRGLGALCACRGTKAAGAPKASEGNGAELGADAEKTFPDVEHFWTGRRNTQVEEEQDPIPWERDEKML from the coding sequence atggattcggATCCCAATGGGACTTTCGTGGACTTCTCGGGAGGCGTCCAGCTCGTGGACGGGGAGGACGTCCGGGCGGCCGCGCCGGTGCTGCTCGTGGGGGTGTGCGTGTCGGGCGCGGCGGGCAACCTCCTGGTGCTGCTCATCTTGGCGCGTGACTTCCGCGCGGCTCGAGGCTCCGAGGCGAAGGCGCTGCTGGCTTCGGTGGCCGCCACGGACGCGCTCATCCTGCTCCTGTGCGCCCCCGTCCGCGCGCTCGCCGTCTACAAGCAAGCCTGGGTGCTCGGCCGCTTCGCGTGCGCCACGGCCGATTGGTTCCAGCACTCCTGCCTGGTGGCCAAAACGCTGCTCCTGGCGGTCAGCACCCGGGCCAGGCACACCCCGGAGCCCGCCGCCCCGCGGCGCGGCTGGATCCTCTGGGCCGTGGCGCTCGTGTGGCTGGTGTCCGCGACGCTCCCCCTGCCGCAGATGCTCTTCGCCGCACTGCGGCCGCGCGGCGGGCGCGACGTCGTCGTCTGCGTGTCCCAGATGCCGGCGTGCGCGTCTCACTTCATGGGCGTCTTCTACAAGATCTACCCCACGGCCGTCTTCGTGGCCCCGGTGCTCTTCGCCGTGGCGTACTACACCAAGAGCCTGCACCGGGCGCTCAATGACGCGCCCAGCCCGCGCCGCCAGAGCAAGGTGACGCTGGTGCTGCTGTGTCTGAGCGGCACGCTGGGGCTTATGCTGCTGCCCGAGTGGGGCACCTTCACCTGGGTGCGGCTGGGCTACCGCAAGCCCCCCGCGGGGTTGCTCCTGTGCGCCCAGGTGCTGGTGTACGCTTGCAGCGCGCTCTCGCCGGTGCTGCTCGTGACCATGTACGACGACGTGCGCCGCGGCCTCGGTGCCCTCTGCGCCTGCCGCGGGACCAAGGCGGCCGGCGCCCCCAAGGCGAGCGAGGGCAACGGGGCCGAGCTGGGCGCCGACGCGGAGAAGACCTTCCCGGACGTGGAGCACTTTTGGACAGGGCGCAGGAACACGCaggtggaggaggagcaggaccCCATCCCCTGGGAGAGAGACGAGAAAATGCTCTAA